One genomic region from Phoenix dactylifera cultivar Barhee BC4 unplaced genomic scaffold, palm_55x_up_171113_PBpolish2nd_filt_p 000821F, whole genome shotgun sequence encodes:
- the LOC103703620 gene encoding dormancy-associated protein homolog 3-like isoform X1, with the protein MGLLDKLWDDTVAGPRPETGLGKLRKHSSFTFRPSTGKAEEAMDRGSAKSGGAEEEPRVTRTIMIKRPTGCPSPGNGTPPSSPLGSTPPVSPFSGGGREWNRFRRKSSSDALERGGMGGVGPRNPAPPYEV; encoded by the exons ATGGGCCTGCTCGACAAGCTCTGGGACGACACCGTCGCCGGACCCCGTCCGGAGACCGGTCTCGGCAAGCTCCGGAAGCACTCCTCCTTCACCTTCCGGCCGAGCACCGGCAAAG CAGAGGAGGCGATGGACCGAGGGAGTGCGAAATCGGGCGGCGCTGAGGAGGAGCCGAGGGTGACGCGGACTATAATGATAAAGAGGCCGACGGGGTGCCCATCGCCGGGAAACGGGACGCCGCCGTCGTCCCCGCTGGGATCGACGCCTCCGGTGTCTCCATTTTCCG GTGGCGGAAGGGAGTGGAACCGGTTTAGGAGGAAATCATCGTCGGATGCATTGGAGAGAGGAGGAATGGGTGGTGTCGGACCACGGAATCCTGCTCCTCCTTACGAGGTGTGA
- the LOC103703620 gene encoding dormancy-associated protein homolog 3-like isoform X2: MGLLDKLWDDTVAGPRPETGLGKLRKHSSFTFRPSTGKEEAMDRGSAKSGGAEEEPRVTRTIMIKRPTGCPSPGNGTPPSSPLGSTPPVSPFSGGGREWNRFRRKSSSDALERGGMGGVGPRNPAPPYEV, encoded by the exons ATGGGCCTGCTCGACAAGCTCTGGGACGACACCGTCGCCGGACCCCGTCCGGAGACCGGTCTCGGCAAGCTCCGGAAGCACTCCTCCTTCACCTTCCGGCCGAGCACCGGCAAAG AGGAGGCGATGGACCGAGGGAGTGCGAAATCGGGCGGCGCTGAGGAGGAGCCGAGGGTGACGCGGACTATAATGATAAAGAGGCCGACGGGGTGCCCATCGCCGGGAAACGGGACGCCGCCGTCGTCCCCGCTGGGATCGACGCCTCCGGTGTCTCCATTTTCCG GTGGCGGAAGGGAGTGGAACCGGTTTAGGAGGAAATCATCGTCGGATGCATTGGAGAGAGGAGGAATGGGTGGTGTCGGACCACGGAATCCTGCTCCTCCTTACGAGGTGTGA